The stretch of DNA GGAACCGTTGCCGTGGGCGGCGGCGGAATCATATTCCTGGAACAGGTAGTTCTCGGCGGACGGATAGTCGGGCTGCCAGCCGGAACGGAAGCCGCCCTTGATGCTGCGTTTGTCGACGGCGTTGCGGAACTCCTGGAAGGTCGGCATCGGGTCGGCGGCGGCGTCGATGCCCAGCGTGTTCTTGATCGAATTGATCATGGCGTCGTAAATGGCCTTGTAACCGCCGTCGGTGTTGTAGGAGATGGTGAATTTGTCGTTGTCCTTGGAGATGGCATCGGCTTTTGCCCACAGTTCCTTGGCCTGGGCGGCGTTGTAGACCAGATTGTCCTTGCCTTTGAGATCCTTGGAGAATCCCGGGGTCTTGGGCGAGGTGAAATCGACTGGCTGGGTGCCCGTGCCATTGAGCACCTTCTTGATGATCCCCTGCCTGTCGATGGCCTTGGAGATGGCCTGACGGCGCAAGGTGCCTTCCTGCGTGCCAGAGACGAAATGCGGCAGGTTCGAAGGGATGGTGAACATCTGGATCACCGAACCGGGCTGGTTGTAGGCCTGCACGTTCGTATCGGTCTGGAAGTTCTTGGCATCGGCAGTCGGCACGGTGTCGAGCACGTCGAGGTTGCCTGCCTGCACGTCGGCGTAGGCCGAGTCCACCTTGGTGTAGATCTTGAAGGTGACGCCGTCGTTCTTGGGCTTGACATTGCCCTTGTACAGCTTGTTGCGCACCAAAGTGATATCGGTGTTATGGTTCCAGCTTTCCAGCTTGTACGGGCCGTTGCCCACAGGGGCGTTGCCGAAGGCCTTGGGGTTCTTGTAGAAGCTCTCCGGCAGCGGCGCGAAGGCGAGATAGCCGACCTTGATGGGGAACGTCGCGTCCGGCTTGGACATCGTGACGGTGAAGGTCGTATCGTCGACGTCCTTCAGGCCGGAAAGCTGTTCGTCGCCCTTGAGGCCGCCGGCCTTCTGCAGGTCGTCATAGCCCTGGATGGTGGAGAAGAAGGACGAGCACTTCTGCGCGTTCTTGACGTTGGCCACATAACTCCACGCCTTCGTGAAGGACTTCGAGGTCACCGGCGTGCCGTCGCTGAATTTCCAGCCCGGCTTGAGCTTGACGGTATATTGCGTCGAATTCGCGTTGCCATCAATCGATTGGGCCACCTCGTTGGACGCCTTGCCTTTGGCATCAAACGAGACCAGCCCCGCGAAAATCAGGGAATCCGGGCGGTTGCCGCCGGATTCGTTGGTGTTGCCCGGAATCAGCGGATTCTGCGGCTCGGTGTCAAATGCCGTGATGACGGTTTTCGAGCCCTTCTGCCCGGAATCGCTGCCACCGTTGGAGCCGCAACCGGCAAGTAGCATGGCCATGGAACATAGCGCGGCAGAAACCGCCAATAGTCTTTTCTTCATCCCTCTATCCTTCTGCAATCTGTTGTCGTTAGGCCCGGATATCAACCACAATCCGGACATAGATTGTTACAGCCGCGATAAATTCGGCCGTAAATCGTCATTGAAGCGCATTCATGTTACGAAAATGCAAAAACGAACACTATGCGGACAATAAAAGCCGACAACGGGAAGCGCAACAACCAATAAGTCGCCCTTCAGACCGCATCGAATGCAGCAAAACTCAAAAAGAAAACGATACAGAACAAAAGCGAATAGAACGATATGGAAAAACATAAAGGGAACGCATGCAAAAACATACGTTCCCTTTATGATCAGCCGATTT from Bifidobacterium sp. ESL0728 encodes:
- a CDS encoding ABC transporter substrate-binding protein, with the translated sequence MKKRLLAVSAALCSMAMLLAGCGSNGGSDSGQKGSKTVITAFDTEPQNPLIPGNTNESGGNRPDSLIFAGLVSFDAKGKASNEVAQSIDGNANSTQYTVKLKPGWKFSDGTPVTSKSFTKAWSYVANVKNAQKCSSFFSTIQGYDDLQKAGGLKGDEQLSGLKDVDDTTFTVTMSKPDATFPIKVGYLAFAPLPESFYKNPKAFGNAPVGNGPYKLESWNHNTDITLVRNKLYKGNVKPKNDGVTFKIYTKVDSAYADVQAGNLDVLDTVPTADAKNFQTDTNVQAYNQPGSVIQMFTIPSNLPHFVSGTQEGTLRRQAISKAIDRQGIIKKVLNGTGTQPVDFTSPKTPGFSKDLKGKDNLVYNAAQAKELWAKADAISKDNDKFTISYNTDGGYKAIYDAMINSIKNTLGIDAAADPMPTFQEFRNAVDKRSIKGGFRSGWQPDYPSAENYLFQEYDSAAAHGNGSNDGDYSNQKFDALMDQAYAAPSTDAANAIYSQSQEILLNDMPAIPMYYDNAHGVASKGLKGLVADWENMPVYSQLHK